In Aythya fuligula isolate bAytFul2 chromosome 14, bAytFul2.pri, whole genome shotgun sequence, the following proteins share a genomic window:
- the LOC116495006 gene encoding neuropeptide Y receptor type 6-like codes for MMDKAIQHPSEILSNRTISNSSYSQFFNFDTCQPSFPVVLLLITAYTVVTTVGLFGNLCLIVIIKRQKEVQNVTNILIANLSLSDVLICIMCIPVTVAYTLMDYWIFGEAMCKISSFIQSISVTVSIFSLVLIAVERYQLIVNPRGWKPNISHAYWGIIFIWVLSLVISIPFLIFHHLTDEPFKHLSFHSDFYKNKAVCIEAWPSVTERLIFTTSLLVFQYCLPLGFIFICYLKIFVCLRRRHSKIDRMRENESRLSENKRINMILISIVVTFAACWLPLNIFNVVFDWNYEALMSCNHNLAFTLCHLVAMISTCINPIFYGFLNKNFQKDLIVLVHRCRCSASQEEYENIALSNLHTDVSKGSLKLNTPPVDI; via the coding sequence ATGATGGATAAAGCCATTCAGCATCCTAGTGAGATTTTATCTAATAGAACTATCTCAAACAGCAGCTATTCCCAGTTTTTTAACTTTGATACATGCCAACCTTCCTTCCCTGTGGTACTCCTGCTTATTACAGCCTACACAGTGGTTACAACAGTGGGGCTTTTTGGAAATCTTTGCCTGATTGTTATaataaagagacagaaagaagtTCAAAATGTTACAAACATTTTGATTGCCAACCTCTCTTTATCAGATGTCTTGATCTGCATCATGTGTATTCCCGTCACAGTTGCCTATACTTTAATGGACTACTGGATATTTGGGGAAGCTATGTGTAAAATAAGCTCCTTCATACAAAGTATATCTGTCacagtctccattttctcaCTTGTCCTGATTGCTGTCGAGAGATACCAGTTAATTGTGAATCCACGTGGCTGGAAGCCTAATATTTCACATGCCTACTGGGGAATTATTTTCATCTGGGTTCTTTCCCTTGTAATATCcattccttttttaatatttcaccaCTTAACTGATGAACCCTTCAAGCATCTATCTTTCCATAGTGATTTCTATAAGAACAAAGCTGTGTGCATTGAAGCCTGGCCCTCTGTTACCGAACGACTGATTTTCACCACTAGTCTGCTGGTTTTCCAGTACTGCTTGCCCCTGgggtttatttttatctgctatCTCAAGATATTTGTATGCCTCCGGAGAAGACACAGTAAAATAGATAGGATGAGAGAGAATGAGAGCAGACtgagtgaaaacaaaaggattAATATGATCTTGATATCAATTGTTGTGACCTTTGCAGCGTGCTGGTTGCCTCTCAATATattcaatgttgtttttgacTGGAACTATGAGGCACTGATGAGCTGCAATCATAATCTAGCATTTACACTGTGCCACCTTGTGGCCATGATCTCAACGTGTATCAATCCCATCTTTTATGGGTTTCTCAACAAGaattttcagaaggatttgaTTGTATTAGTTCACCGCTGCAGATGCTCAGCATCACAAGAGGAATATGAAAACATTGCCCTTTCAAATCTGCACACTGATGTGTCTAAGGGATCTCTGAAATTAAACACTCCCCCTGTGGATATCTAA
- the HNRNPA0 gene encoding heterogeneous nuclear ribonucleoprotein A0, with the protein MENSQLCKLFIGGLNVQTTEAGLREHFAAYGTLTDCVVVLNPQTKRSRCFGFVTYSAVEEADAAMAASPHAVDGNAVELKRAVSREDSAKPGAHAKVKKLFVGGLKGDVAEGDLVQHFSQFGPVEKAEIIADKQSGKKRGFGFVYFQNHDAADKAAVVKFHPIQGHRVEVKKAVPKEDIQAGGGGGGAARPSRGGRGGGGGRGRGGGGAGNRDHNGLAKGGGGYNSYGGYGGGGGGGGGGGGYGSYGGGGSYGGGGGGGGGDYGNGYGGFGSYSQHQSSYGPMKSGGGGGGGGGNWGGRSNSGPYRGGYGGGGYGGGSF; encoded by the coding sequence ATGGAGAACTCGCAGCTGTGCAAGCTGTTCATCGGCGGCCTCAACGTGCAGACCACGGAGGCCGGGCTGCGGGAGCACTTCGCGGCCTACGGCACCCTGACCGACTGCGTGGTGGTGCTCAACCCGCAGACCAAGCGCTCCCGCTGCTTCGGCTTCGTCACCTACTCGGCGGTGGAGGAGGCCGACGCCGCCATGGCCGCGTCCCCTCACGCCGTGGACGGCAACGCGGTGGAGCTGAAGCGGGCCGTGTCGCGGGAGGACTCGGCCAAGCCCGGGGCTCACGCCAAGGTGAAGAAGCTGTTCGTGGGCGGCCTCAAAGGGGACGTGGCCGAGGGGGACCTGGTGCAGCACTTCAGCCAGTTCGGCCCGGTGGAGAAGGCGGAGATCATCGCCGACAAGCAGAGCGGCAAGAAGCGCGGCTTCGGCTTCGTCTACTTCCAGAACCACGACGCGGCCGACAAGGCGGCCGTGGTTAAGTTCCACCCCATCCAGGGCCACCGCGTGGAGGTGAAGAAAGCCGTGCCCAAGGAGGACATCCaggcgggcggggggggcggcggcgcggccaGGCCCTCGCGGGGaggccgaggaggaggaggtggccggggccggggcggcggcggagccggCAACCGGGACCACAACGGGCTGGCCAAGGGAGGCGGCGGCTACAACAGCTACGGCGGCTAcggagggggaggaggaggaggaggaggaggcggtggGTACGGCTCCtacggcggcggcggctcctacggaggaggaggaggcggcggaggAGGCGACTACGGCAACGGGTACGGCGGGTTCGGCAGCTACAGCCAGCACCAGTCCTCCTACGGGCCCATGAAGagcggcggaggaggaggaggagggggcggcAACTGGGGGGGCCGCAGTAACAGTGGACCGTACAGAGGAGGCTACGGCGGGGGAGGCTACGGGGGCGGCTCCTTCTGA